In the genome of Leopardus geoffroyi isolate Oge1 chromosome B1, O.geoffroyi_Oge1_pat1.0, whole genome shotgun sequence, the window GTCCGCTGTGACAATTCCAGCCCGCGTGCACCAGCACGGCATAGAGCACATAAGTCAGCGACCCCCCGTTCCGCCCAGACACGTAGCGTCGCATGTCAAGGCGCTCAGGATATTGCACTTCCTTCGCCAGTTTGCTGCCCGTGAAATGGCAGAATCGTTTCAATACGAGCATCAGGACCTTGGAGCAAGTGTGCAAAGTCAACGTCTTGGAAGCAGGTACCTTGTCGAGACAAGTACTACAACGATAGGCATTTTCACCATCCAACTGTTCGGGCTTCACCAAGTGTTGCAAAGCTTGGCTCACACTCTGAGCTGCCCTGATATCCAGGCTAATGTCCAGGTAAGGGTCCAAAGTGCTGGAGACACCCTGGCAGTGGAGACACTGGATTTGAGACCTCCAGTACCCCCCAAAGATTTGCCGGATGAGGGTGGCGTCCTGAGCCTGAGGCTCTGAAGGCTTGTCCTCACGCAAACACGCTTGCTGCATAGCGTCCAGAGTGAACATCAGAAACTCATGGGCATCctcctgcctgtgtgtgtggaAGGCAGCGAGCAGCTTTGGCGGAGGCCGGATCACATCTCCCGGACGGCAGAGGGCCCGGGTCACGTGAGCCTGCAGAGCACACAGCACGCAGCATGGCTGCCTCCCACAGCTTCGGGCGTGCTCCTGGGACAGCATGTAGCTGGCGAGGGGTGGTGTGTACGTCAGACACTGCAGGGCCGCATTCGCATAGCACGTGTTCCCCAGGTTCTGCAGGCCAGCCCCAACCACAGAAGGTCTCCTCCAACTCACAGGTTTCTTTGCGGGGGGCAGACCTGTCGACGTGGGAGCCCGGCCGTTAGGCAGGTCGCAGGGTGTGTGCGATGACGGTGACGGCTTCTCAGGCAGAGTGGGTCCCCCGTGGCTTTCACCACCACGCATATTTGACCCGCAAGGTTTGAGGTTTGGAAAGACATGGAACTGAGACTCCTCTCGGCAGTGGGGAGAGGGCGTCTCCATGTCTCCTGAAACGTGGAGCCTCACGTTGCAGAGCGTTGCTTCTCTCCGGAGGCCAGTCTCAGAATGATGGCTGTGGCCCTCTCCTCAGCCCTCGTAAAGCTCGCCCCACCCAGC includes:
- the LOC123584325 gene encoding ubiquitin carboxyl-terminal hydrolase 17-like protein 6 encodes the protein METPSPHCREESQFHVFPNLKPCGSNMRGGESHGGPTLPEKPSPSSHTPCDLPNGRAPTSTGLPPAKKPVSWRRPSVVGAGLQNLGNTCYANAALQCLTYTPPLASYMLSQEHARSCGRQPCCVLCALQAHVTRALCRPGDVIRPPPKLLAAFHTHRQEDAHEFLMFTLDAMQQACLREDKPSEPQAQDATLIRQIFGGYWRSQIQCLHCQGVSSTLDPYLDISLDIRAAQSVSQALQHLVKPEQLDGENAYRCSTCLDKVPASKTLTLHTCSKVLMLVLKRFCHFTGSKLAKEVQYPERLDMRRYVSGRNGGSLTYVLYAVLVHAGWNCHSGHYFCYIKAGNGQWYKMDDAKVTPSDATSALSQHAYVLFYIQKSELERDRGSEPGAGESTCLQADHAGTAAAQGGPETDPSIEVPPSEDHVEETPLPAITLDQWRFLQESHRPKSEFNLRKLEFALPPDAVLIHQSKYTDEMGKDHREPNIYRLNSSARDIPPQRATAINRVPCLTGRARATKRKNKKGQRSQEAVQGSHYRL